CTAAAAAAGCAGactggataacataaaagaatggacctgACTCTCTCTTGATGTCCTGCTAAGAAGAGCTGCTGactgggaaaagtggagggatttggctATAGatgcaaactgtcacagcatcccTACTATGAAGTCAAAGGACAGATGAGAGATTTGAATCCATACCCAcctgtttaaaatttaatttagattACTAGTCTCCTTTTTAGTTCTCTTTCATGACTGTTATATTCTGAAAGGGCAtagagcctacattatgtatgTTAACAGTGCcatataaattaaattgttataaTTGAGCACTATTTTGGGTAATGATTTCTAGCCTTTAAAAACACTTACCATGTTCTTGCATCTGGAGTTTTTTTCCAGGGCTTTATAATAAAGAATCTTAGCCTAATAACGGTAGTTGAAATTTAATTATTCTACTAACcagaaataatgttaaactagtCTTAGTATAAAAAAATGCACGTCATCGTAACATCTTTTCATTTATGAGGTACTAGtctataacaattttttttttctattttttttttttttttaaattaactttttttttttagttttcacttTTGATGCTTGAATtatttaacatttcttttttttttatatatatatatattttacagaCAAAAAGTGCTgtttcaaaattaaaacagcTAATGGCTGACAGACCTGAGATggtaatgaatttttaaaatttaatgataAGATCTTTAGTGTTTATAAATGGCTTATTTCTGTCAATTTATTCTCAAGAAATAGATTTCAGTGACAAGTACAATTACTAGGTAAAGCATTTGACTCCTATTTTGATCATTGTAAACATGAGCTAATAGTTATTCACTGGCACTGCCAGGTAAATTCTAATAGTGTCCACTATAATTTCTAATGATTTGGCAGATTTGTAACAATAGTCACCCAATTTGGCTAATATCACAAGAGGGAAtaatgcaatttatttaaattccATTTTTTGTTCAGTCTGCTAgcatagtttttcatttatttttctgcttttaaaactataatatCCAATTCAAGGAattgttttgtgtgtaattTCTATCCCTAATAACTTTATCTTGTATTTCAGTGACAATAcctcatttttattattacttctCACATGAGTGTAGCCAGCAttttttattgggggggggggtattttttctctctctcccccaccccccggcTCTTGCCAGGGCAAAGCTGGAGTGCAGAACCCTctgagggggttttaaactcaaaacccccttccTTAGGCTCATAAAATTTGTTGACTATAGTTGGCTTtagtttttatattgaatatggggttttaaactcaaaacccactgatggggggttttaaagtcaaaaacTCTTTGGaggtggttttaaactttaaaccttCTGGAtgggggttttaaattcaaaacaccTCTAGGTGacttgtttgctttagttttatattaaagagtgtttttttaacatcaaaaaACCCTTGGGTACACTGAGGTAAATGAAATTTAACATAATATAATATCacttataataaacaaaattaaaaccaaTTAACAGTCCCAGATTTCCACCCTCCCCCCCCTGCTGGAGGGGGTTTCATTTCAGGGGAGGGTGGGTTGAACCCAAAACACACGCGCACactcctggctacgcctatgacTTCTCAGCCTGTCTGTCAGGTCATAGATTTGATCATACCATTTTTTTCTTACTACCTAATactaaatttaatcttaaagtAAATATCATAAGGAGATGAGCAAACTTTAGCCCTTGTAACCTTGTGTGAATAAGTGTTTGCATGCcttttaagctttgtttttattgattttgtaTTTTCTCTGTTACTGTGatagtaattgtttttgttttgtctgatGCATAATGTTATTGTAATGTACTGATAAACCTAATAATCTTTGTTGCTGACATGTCGAATAAATGAGCTCATGAAAGGTGCAATGATTAGTTAATTGACAGAAGTGGGGATATTGAAAACTTTGTAGGTCTATAAATATGGACCATTTAGAAGAAGGATGATGGCATTTACACAGACTTGAAATATAGTGTTTGTTATAGTATACTAGCCTATTATTACAATTACTATGAGAGGTTTATTGGATTCTTTGTCATTATTCAGACTCATGGCTCAAGCTGACATACTAaacactctgctagtgaggtacttatgaaaAATAGAAGATTAAATAGTTATCTAGTGGGTTTGTTTTtcaacctgaattcaaactcatggctcaagcctcttCAAGCTGACATGctgaccactctgctagtgaggtgcttatgGAAATAGAAAGTTGtatagttatcttttttttttttccaaacttactttaaacTGGTGACTTAGCAtaaaggtttattaaaagaaatttctacaaattaaataagaacataaaactaaaatgttatttaaccttggttaggacaataatagaatatgcatcctccgtttgggacaccttaactcaagaaaacattaagaaactagaacagacacaaggGAGATCcataacaaatattcacatttgagtaacaccattagtaaaatcattaaatttagatcCCCCTCAGGatagaaaatttattttaaagtagcaattatacataaaactctgaaccataatcttcaagtacaaaaacaaaacctaataaaatacttagaaagacacaaagataaaggcatatttcttgtttcatatgctaggactaatttgtacaaatactccctCTTCCCAACTGCTATAAGactatggaatgggttgcctgagtcagccaggaaaaccagtcaCCCAGCAGAGTTTGTCAGTGATTAACATAGGAATACGCAtatgatgtaatcatcttctttttttttttttttttgaagtaacgtatgtATGTGTTTCCTTTTATACTACTTTCACAAGTTTATCCTATATATTTTGAGACACATTTTATGGTACAGGGAGAACATACTGTTGTTTTATCTGAGGAATTCCAGCTCCTGTGGCATCAGTGTGGTGCCCTCAATGGAAACATACATTTGTGGAAGAAGATTGGTGAACAGCTAATAGAGAAACTGGTTACTCAGGGAGCCTGGAAACATTCAGTGCAATGGTATCTGATCACTTAGTGAGAATTAAACACACCATTCCACATGGAGGCTGTCATCAATGTTCCATAAGTGGTCTCTCCATCAGACCTGGTGGTCAAGTAATATGAATAAATTCCCTGTGGTGTGGCCTCCCATCTTTTTACATTATGATGTAATCATGCATCAAGGAACCTGCATGCAGGAATGGGGTGAAGACCTACATTACATGCCTATTTGTTGAGAGAAATGGTTGTGGCAGACTGCTCTTGTATCTTAAATGGACTTTTTGGAAGTTTTATTCGATTTGCAGCTTTTTCTAGTAAACAAGGCTGAAGATTAAATTCATTTCTGAGATGATATCTGAGCGAAACGttaaatgtttattaatatataataaaagaacccaataaaactttaaatatgaTTAACTTCCTTTTGCTGGTATGTCACAgaaatagtaatttttttataaaatatttatattttgttttataaagtaaacTTAATGAGCGGTAAATTTGACCTAAATACCTAATTAGAACATCTTAAAAGGTTCTCTCTTATTTCAGAGTGGTGTATCAATTGGTGTAAAAACTAAAGGCTGCAATGGTTTAACATATACACTAGACTATGCAGAGAAGAAAGGTGCTTTTGATGAGGAGGTTGTACAGGATGGTATGTGAAGCATCTGAATAGACTTTCGTATAAAATATTAAGTTGTATGTCATTAATGTTTGAGCCTGAATGAAATTTTAATTACCAAACCATTGTGTCCAGAATGGCACTATGAAGGTTATTCCTAATATATCCATCATGTTGTGTCATATAAACCAAAATTGAGCCCCGAAATACTAACATTGCACCTTGCACTCCATCGATTGCTACCATGGCTTAATGACATGCTACTTGATAAAGACATTAATAAAAGGATTGCTAAGGAAATGAGGACCATGTCATGAGCTGTAGAAAACAAATCAGTGCTTACGTACTTAggcttaggtcctcccgcgccgtttggctttggacagcaagctgtctccataaagatctgtcgttggcaatgtctgaagcctcctcccacctggtgtccactgttctgagttcctccatgaaggaaggtgtggtgccaagtaatacgaggacgtccctgtttgcgctttccttgtgTTGGCCtctatgtcatcgcaactcttggtatatgtagtttattttgtcgtagaacatgtccctcaaacctcatgcgacgctctgtcacaacctcactaagtgttcgactcccagttggacaaaggatttccttgtttgagacccgatctgtataactgactcccaaaattcgtctcagccatttttgttgagccacatttagccttttctcaattttgacagatcaGTGctatgtttactattacaaccaAAGCCATAATCTATCAAACCCAGGGCCAGATGTTGAGTTGAATGTTGAGGCCCCGGGGCAGAATTTTTGTGGAGGCACCTACATTTTTTGAAAGCTTTTATAAAAATCATCTTTTTAACACTTATTAATAATCATACTGATATCTAATATCAAACttaatttagaagaaaaaagtatttgtaaattttatctaattttcccacttaaaaaaaaagttacaattatttaatatgtaattctagtaaaaattaaaaaaaaaaataatttgcagGTTGTTGAGTTTTTGGAGAGTAAAACCATGGGGGACACACTGCCATAGATCTGAAACTGCATTTACATATTGCTAGCATGCTAAAAGTGAAAACATCTTAACCACCAAAAAGTTGTCTCTAAAGACAATGGATGTGCATCATGCGCCTTCGTTAATGACTAATTGcattctgaaaaaaaagttCTGAATAAAATTGCCATCAAAGTCTTGTGAAACAAAGGGTGCCAGAACATAAAAACAGTTATGAACAGTAGACATTTTGGCTGGCTTGTtgagatttatatttatttatattgactTTGATTGTTGTGGCTAAAAGAATTTAGATCTTTAGATGGTAAATGTAGAGAAAATATCAGAAGCAGGTTAGTTGGTCAAGTTGAAGTCCACACTcaaaaacttttctttattcCCAATTTCACATAATGCTTTggtttttagattttaaaagtaATTCTGGATTTCTGtcaatgttaaaaataattaattctagAATTTTATAGGgtggattttttgtttgtttgtttgaatttttatttttaaagtaattctAAAATTATGTCTTCCATCTTTTGTATTTAGGTGTAAGAGTTTATATTGATGCTAAAGCACAATTAACACTACTTGGTAGTGAAATGGATTATATGGAGGACAAGTTAACTGCTGAGTTTGTTTTCAACAATCCTAATATAAAAGGGACATGTGGTTGCGGAGAAAGTTTTAATGTATGAATAGTTATTTAGGTCTATATATGTTTAATACCTtacaaaaatatacttttaaatcATAATGAATAATTGGAAATTGTCATgagattatttattaatttttttccaatttgtttattatatattggtagtgtattttgtttcataaaacagTATTTATTATAAAGAATACTTAGTGTGTTACAGAGAGCTAGTTCTGGTAAAGTTTACTATTAAGTAtacttttttgttataaatatttacTGTAAAATATACTAAGAGTCAATAACTTAGTTGACCTGACatatataaagaaataataatttatgtcAATTATATTGGACCCATTAAAAGTCAATATTGTCCAATCTAAGTAGAGATAAACCAATTATTGGAAtaggatacattttttttttttttttttttttagaaaatgtataagAAAGTGCAagtcaacttttgtttttttattatattgcaACACGCTGCTAGTATTGGAATCAATtattgatagtaaaaaaaaatatctacatctttaaacaaaaattatttttctgttaTCAATTGAAATATGGCAATAATAGAAGACATTGATGTACTAAGCTTTTGAAAGAGTGTCAAAAGGTGTGTTGTTAAAGTTGCACTTGCCAATTTAAAGCCCTTTAGTGTTTTTACTTTTAGCCATGTATTTACACTCCTCCACAAAGCATTCATTGCTGAGAATAGATATCCTTTCAGTAAAATAATGTTAATCAACCTTTGGATACTGGTACCTAATCTTACCTTGGAAGTTCTTACTCTTTACTTTGTTGCAGTGgtcttaactttttttgtagATACCGGTATCTATATCAATATCCTTGTTGTATCTGTTACTTATTCGCATACAATAAACCAGTAAGAATATATGATGTCtgactaaacatttttttaatatatattatatatatatataatatatattattgtctaTTTGTACATAAAATGTAAATAGATCTTAAGTACTGGTAATAAACCTCATTTCAACCATGTGTTacaaagttatttatttatagtgaCCAATCACAaaattttgataattttatttacagGCTTGATAAATGTATTTTGACTATATGACATGTTGAGTTAATggaacaaagaaaatgaaattgatGAAAGCAACAATGATCTCTAGAACAACTTACAAATAATGTGCAATTTTAAGAGAAATTTATAATGACTTAAACAGGAAAGAGCAGATTTTCACTGATAATAAGGAATGGATTCACTATCTGTATCGACACCCAGCTTTCAACATATGAGCATGATGTATTTAATGAACTCTGAGGCACTTTACATCTGGAGAGACTATCTTTTGCTGCAGCAGTTTTACAACTTTTCCTCCAACTACGGGGGCTACAAAACtggattttctgttagggtttcCTCCCTTAGCCTTGGCTACAAGGGCATACACAAGGTGGCTGCAGTAGTTTGTCAGTGCAGTGATCTTATCACTGCCCCTCCACCTTCAAAACTGAATTatctgttagggtttactctCCAACCCGAGATCCTTTTTAGGACTCACACAATGCACTGCAGCTATTAACAGTTATAGCTAGAGGTTATGTTTGTGGGTATCAGGGCATGAACACACACCAAAGGGCCATGATAACTTCAAACCAAATCCAAGACCCTTGCAAATAGCATAGGCTTCCGAAATTGCCACATAAGTGTACAAGATGAATGTGGTGATCACTTGTTATAAAGGTAAATAAATGAAGGTAATaaagttaaaatttatttgtttttgtagttTGGTTACAAGCTGAAATATTTAGTGTTTCATGACTAAATGTACAGCTTTGGCAATTCATATCAAATATGTAGATTATTAATacgattttataacattagagAAAATATGGTTtacatttgggggggggggggtgccgcATAGTGGCCAATTGTAAAAAGGCGTCGCTGAACTGAAAAGGGTGAGAACCGCTGATGTATGCTATATATCTTCACACAGcaagatttctttaaaaaaaaaaaaaaaacactaatctACAGCAAAATCCCAAGTACAATGCTTCTGTCTCAGCAGAAAACAGAGAAGGGGCATGTTATACGCATCTTTAAAGAAAGAGGTGAGGTCTTTCTAAATGtactcaacattttttttcatacataATATTAActgttatttattatattagcTTAATttgctagttgttttttttttatatttttttttatataaatttgttggaaaacagaaaaaaaagagtacttGTAGAGGTAAttttaaacaatacaaaatCCATCATTACCATAAAAAATTACCAAAAGCCtttaaaattatagaaaaaaattgtgcaTACAATACATTTTTGACTGAactatctatttaaaaataaatatgtaaatatttgtacattttcAACCCAAATTCTAAGAATTTTCTGCCAAATGGCACCATTAGTAAGctatatgtataataatactgcCAGGTACACCGTTTTTTACTGGAAGATGCTGAAATATTAAGCAAAACTCATTTCAAGgcatccagaaaaaaaacaacaacttttcaCTTTATTCAGATGACATTCTGTTGACTAAATATCTTAAATGCAAGAGTTGTTTAAAACACCTACAGATAACACACAAATGAAGGTGTTAAATCAGTTACCATTTCCTAGACT
The DNA window shown above is from Biomphalaria glabrata chromosome 5, xgBioGlab47.1, whole genome shotgun sequence and carries:
- the LOC106061113 gene encoding iron-sulfur cluster assembly 1 homolog, mitochondrial-like isoform X1, whose protein sequence is MASRTLGRLTVRAVNSKRLTPQKAPLVLTKSAVSKLKQLMADRPEMSGVSIGVKTKGCNGLTYTLDYAEKKGAFDEEVVQDGVRVYIDAKAQLTLLGSEMDYMEDKLTAEFVFNNPNIKGTCGCGESFNV
- the LOC106061113 gene encoding iron-sulfur cluster assembly 1 homolog, mitochondrial-like isoform X2, which translates into the protein MASRTLGRLTVRAVNSKRLTPQKAPLVLSGVSIGVKTKGCNGLTYTLDYAEKKGAFDEEVVQDGVRVYIDAKAQLTLLGSEMDYMEDKLTAEFVFNNPNIKGTCGCGESFNV